AAATGAGCAAAAAGAGAGAATGGTAAGACAAACCAGTAGGCATGCTCGCAACCTTTTACAAGAGCAGTTTCCTGAAGCACAATCTCATCCAAACAAATTGCACACACCCCACCGTGGTTGTCACAATTATCTACTTTGCTTTCCATCTCCATCTCCCCCTGCCAAAACCAAATCATTTCCTAAATCAAATTAATTCAAAAAAATTTAAATTGACAGAATTAAAAAACAAAAGAAATAGAAATGAAGAGGATCGGAAGGCGGCAAGAGGAACAAGTACCTGGTGTTGAAGGGGAAGGAGATCCAGGGCCGAAGTCATTATGGATTTGATAATTTCCTCTAAGTTTCTTCTACTGATCCAACTTAAAATCATATGCTGCCTCAGAAATCAATCCAAATTAATATATATATAAGGGAATATATTATATAGATGCTGGAAAATTATTCGGATTCTTCTATGCTACACATTAGTAATAATAATACAGACGAGTTTCGGAGAAGACAGAGAGAGAGAAAGAGAGAGAGAGGCCCTCTTCGGGGGATGAAAGCCCTAGAAATCTGAGGGATGAGTTTGTGGATGACATAAATAGTTTTTAGTTCGGTCCCCCATTTTATTCCAAAATCAAATAAAAATCAAAAATTAATTCATTTCAAGTATTCCGGTCGACTTTTTTTCTTTTTTTTTGGTTACAATGAGGCCAAAGGCCAAAGCAAAAAGAACTAAAACAAATTAACCAGCACTGCTGATACTAACAGTCCTACATCTTGTAACTCCAACAATGTCATCCAGCAGAGCATTAGTGACAAGATCAGGAGGCTCATTGAAAATGCAGATTCCCTTAGCATTAAGAGGGCTGTTTTTGGCCAATAAATCAGCCACCATGTTCCTCTCCTTGTGAATATGCTTAATCTGGACAAAGTCAAAATGCTGCATCATAGCTCTACAATTCAGCACAATGGTGCCTAGAGGGTGAACATCCATATCAGAATTCTGCAGCAAATTAACCAGAACAACAGAATCAGATTCTATCTCCAACTTAGGAATTTTCATACTAAAGGCCAGTTGAATGCCATAGAAAAGGCCCCAAGCTTCTGCTTGTAAAACTTCGCCAGCACCAATATTAACCATAAAACCACCACACCAGCAACCACTGCTATCCCTAATGATCCCTCCAGCACCAATATCACCAGCTCTGGTTCTTGAACCATCAACATTTAATTTGTGAACTCCAAGAACAGGTTTGATCCAAGATAAAGCTTCCACCTGTTCAACTCTTTGCACCTTATGCTTGGCAGATGCCTTGGTCCATTCAGCAGCATAGTTAAGAATGACATCAGTAAAGTTATAGGGATACCGGAACCTCTCCTCAAAAATGCACTTACACCTCCACTTCCAAATAAACCAACAGCAGAAAATGAAGAAAATATTCCAATTCATATTATTGATATGACACCGGTCTTGCATAAGATTAGCAAAAAGCCAGCCATCCCAATTTAGAGTAAAAGTGTTCCACATATTGATAGGAATGTTAAAAGATCTCCAAACCATCATAGCCATAGGACAATCCTGGAACAGATGCAACATAGTTTTAGGAGCATCTGTACAATGATGACAGCAAGGATTCCCAAAAAGGTGTCTTTTAACTCTCTGCATATTAGTCAGCAGCTTACTGGAGACAAAAGTCCATAAAAAAATTTTAAGCTTGGGGGGAATATTCAGGGACCAATTCTTCAACCAAGGGTAACTCTGAAAGTCATAATCATCACAAAGCAACCTATAGGCAGACTTTACAGAAAAAACTCCAAAAGAAGTACCACCCCACATAATTTTATCCTGCAAGTCACATTGAGAAATGGGAATAGCAGAGATGATGTCCACAACTTCAGGCGGCAAGGAAAGATAGAGCAGAGGCAAATTCCAGCTTCCCTCAATCCAAAACTCACCAACAGTAGCATGTAGGTCAATATTTGCACCAATCAAAGCTAAATCACTGAGAATACCACAAGGAGAGCATTTATCACTCCAAATTTGGCAGTACAACCATTTCCAATTCTCCAACGCATGCCTTTATTCAACAAACTAGCACCAGAAACAATAGCAGTCCAGGTAGGAGAACAGTTAGAAGGCTTCTTGTAGTTATCCTGGAACATAGAGCTAGAATGCAGGTATTTCTGCTGGTAGATCTTATTCCAAAGACCATTATCGCCTTGGGCCATCCTCCAACTAGCTTTAGCAAGCATAGCCCTATTCATATCAGCAGATCTCTTTATTCCCAAGCCACCAAAACATGTAGGTCTGCACACCATATCCCAATTTGTGAGATGGACCTTTTTCTTTTGATCAGAGTCTCCCCAAAAGAAAATTTCTATTAAGCCTATTCAACCTTTCACACTTTAACACTTCTTTCTTTTTTTTGGCCACATTTTGTTACAAGACGTGGGTCCCGTGTGAGGTTCACCTACCACGACTAAAGCATGTGGTAATCCTCACCATTGACCCGGACCAATTCACCAGTGCGGTCACACTGACACCATCTTCTTCTTTTTTCTTTTTCTTTATATATATATCAATAATAATCGGTCCTCCGATTAATCTCATTGTTGTATTATCAAAAAAAATATCAAATACTAATTTGAGTGAATAGTGTAATAAGTCAGGTTAAAAATTGGTCAAACACAACTAAAATGGATTGATGACAATGGCGGCCACGTTAAGGAATTCATAAGTATGGTTTCCTAATTATGAACTTGAACGGTTCATGTTTAATAGATTTGATTTGTCCATTAATTTGATATAGTTCGTTATCTTCACAATCACTGATTTTGCTGAAAATTTGTATAAATGATCTACTCATAAATACTTATAAACTGAACGGTCAAGATATGGATATAAGATCGAAAAGTAAGATAAACCGAAAAGTCTTCAATAAATCATCATTATAGAGCTTCTCATTAGATTGGCTCCCGTGAAAACAATCTAGTTATAGGTCTAGATACAAAGACAAGCCAAATGAGGCAGGAGGCAGCATGTGAGCGATTGAAGAAAAAAAAACTAAATCCGTTTAGCATATTACAGAAGCTGGCATTGAATTTAGACACAACCTTGATCGATTAATTGATTGATTTATAGATCGACGGATGAGTCAACAAATATATGCAAAATAAGGAGAAATTTTTCAACGCTACGGGAGGATCACGTGACAGTATGATGTGGTCCTACATTCCAATCAAATATCGACACATGGATTTTATTATGAAAAAATTACATCAGTTATTTTGTCAAAGACAATTTTGGGTTTGTTGTTGCTTTTTAAACCATAAACTATAAACTCTAAACCCTAGACCCTAACTCTAAACCCTAGACCCTAAACTCTAAACCTTAGACCCAAAACCCTAACCCCTAACCCCTAACCCCTAAACCTTAAACCTAAACCCTAAACCCTAAACCCTAAACCCTAACCCCAAACCCTAGTCCAAACTCAACAAAGACCCATGAACGTCATTTCATAAAAAATAGAAAACCTTAGTTTATATTTTAGTTGTAATAATTCCACGTGTCAATATTTGATTAGAATGTAGGATCACGGCATACTGTCACGTGGTCCTCCTGTAACATCTAAAAATTTCTCCATCAGACGAAATAAAAGAAGCGAGCATTATAACTCTCCATGCATTATATATGGCTAACATTCATTGGTGCGCTAATTAAGCAAAAACCAAATATTACACTAGGAAACATGGATTGAGATCATCTCCTAATAAACCTCTCCTAATATTGCCTAATAAGACAAATCTCGACCGTTCAATTTTAACCAACGGCTAAGATGTCTCCTACTTTAACTCAAAAGCTATTTTCTCATCGACTATCCTATCTCTCGCTTTCGATCAATCTCTCGTCGCATCTCTTTCTCTCCAAACCTTTCTGAACGAAGAAAGCTACCAAAATAGAGACGACTTCCTTCATGTGCTTTCGACGAAAGCTACCTAATGAGTCCTTCAGCTTGTGGCTTGTCAAAGATTAAGCTCAGTGAGATGGTCTAGTGGGATAATCCAGATGAACAAGTACAATAACAAGTCCCTCATAGGCGATTGGGGATTTTACACATCTTCCTTTGATACTGATAGAGAACAAATCTCATCCACCATAGTCAAAGAAGCAAAACGAAAGGCCAAAAAGAATTCTTTCATCAACATCTTTCATCTCGTTGATGTCATAATTTGGTTCAACAACTAAACTTGACTTTTCAACTCACTCCACATAGGGCACGTTGAAATGTCAAAGAGCCACGTAGGTCTCTGACCTTTCAATGCACTTAAACCTTTAAGGTGCCTAACTTAGCATTCCAAGTCTCCAACCTTGGACTTTCACCAAGTGTCTTGGACAACCACTAAGTATCTTGGATGATCACCAAGTGATTACCTCACTTTCAGGCATTGGCAAGACTAGAGCATATCGTAACCTAACTATTAGGAAAGCCAAGTCCAAATGAATCAAAAGCCTTAACTCTCAGGCCAAGAGTTCGACATCCGAGGCTTAGAAGCCTTGACCCTTGATTGTCATAGCCATAACCTCCAAGGCTGATCCTCGACCCTCAGGTCACTCTTAGACATGCAATAGTCAGCTGGAGTGCTAAGGAGAAACTCACCATCTCTTCCACATGTCATGCTCTAACATCAAGTATGGGTCTCATGACATATGAATAGTGATTCCAAAGTCAAAGCTATCTTGGATGTACGACACGTATCCTGACACTCCATCAACCTTCCACGTGTCAATCTCCAACATCAAGCATGTCTCTTAGCCTCTTAGGTATGGCTTAAGACTGACTCAAGGACAAAGGAGCCATAGATATGTGACACGTGACCTGACCCTCCACCAACCATCAGCCCCATCTTGTGTAAGAAGAGCCCATGCTGAGAACAATACTGAGATGTCAGGAATAGACTGATGTGCATGCTTTGGGTACAAAGCTCATACATCCACCCCTAACCCTATAAAAGGAAGCCATCCTTTTCAGATCGACACATCTCCATTTTCTTCTTCTCTTCTCTCCCAAAAACCATGCCAAAATACATAGGAGAGGCTATCATTCCTTCTCCCCCAAAGATTTTGTCAAAGTGCATAATCTCCCTCCATCTCTACAACTTCATTTCTTCTTCTCTTCTCTCCCAAACTATGTCAAAGTGATAAGAGAAGCTATCTCACTTCTCCCCCAAAGATTATGCCAAAAGTGTATAATCACTCTCTATCTCTTTCTTTGCTCGCATGCTAGGGATGCATCAGCCCAATGCCAAAGCATCATACACTTCTCATATCTTTATTCATTGTTCAAACACTCTATTGACTTGGGCGTCGGAGAGTGTTTGGCCGGCTTTAGGCTGGTCCTCCGATGACCTTTCTTCTCTTCACTGTTGTAGATCATCTTCATGGCAAAAGCTCCTCTAGTCATCAGGTAGAGGAAGCTCAACGTCGAGTGGAGGAAGTCTAAGAGCAGACTATCA
The window above is part of the Fragaria vesca subsp. vesca linkage group LG2, FraVesHawaii_1.0, whole genome shotgun sequence genome. Proteins encoded here:
- the LOC101310672 gene encoding putative ribonuclease H protein At1g65750-like codes for the protein MVCRPTCFGGLGIKRSADMNRAMLAKASWRMAQGDNGLWNKIYQQKYLHSSSMFQDNYKKPSNCSPTWTAIVSGASLLNKGMRWRIGNGCTAKFGVINALLVWRCKCIFEERFRYPYNFTDVILNYAAEWTKASAKHKVQRVEQVEALSWIKPVLGVHKLNVDGSRTRAGDIGAGGIIRDSSGCWCGGFMVNIGAGEVLQAEAWGLFYGIQLAFSMKIPKLEIESDSVVLVNLLQNSDMDVHPLGTIVLNCRAMMQHFDFVQIKHIHKERNMVADLLAKNSPLNAKGICIFNEPPDLVTNALLDDIVGVTRCRTVSISSAG